The following coding sequences are from one Enterococcus sp. 4G2_DIV0659 window:
- a CDS encoding peptide ABC transporter substrate-binding protein, with amino-acid sequence MKLKKSALLGLIAVSSIALVACGGNTKKADSGSGSGEKVFRFIERQEMPSADPSLATDEVSFVALNNVYEGIYRLDKDSKPQPAGAAEKAEVSEDGLTYKIKLREDAKWTDDKPVTAADFVYGWQRTVDPATGSEYAYMFNSVKNAEKISKGEMKKEELGIKAVSDYELEITLEKATPYFDYLLAFPSFLPQRQDIAEKYGKDYTTASDKAVYNGPFTLTDFDGPGTDTSWSYTKNDKYWDKDTVKLDKVAIDVVKEAPTSLNLFQDGQADEVPLSGELAQQMKNEPDYIVLKGASTFYLEPNQREENSPYRNVNLRKALSYAIDRKALVEQILANGSAVPTGLVPEGLAANPKTDEDFAKETGNEITYDADKAKESWKKAKEELGISTLSVDLLIDDTDNAKKMAEYLQGSLSDTLEGLKVSVSPVPFSVRLDRSNKGDFQIAVSAWGADYADPSSFLDLFTTDNSYNRGHYSNPEYDKLVESAATTNANNPEARWKDLLDAEKIIMDDMGVVPLYQKAEAHLRSEKVKDVVYHSTGAKYDFKWTYIED; translated from the coding sequence ATGAAATTAAAGAAAAGTGCTTTACTAGGATTGATTGCTGTATCAAGCATTGCCCTAGTTGCATGCGGTGGAAACACGAAGAAAGCTGACAGCGGATCTGGCAGCGGAGAAAAAGTTTTCCGCTTCATTGAAAGACAAGAAATGCCAAGTGCTGATCCTTCACTTGCAACAGATGAAGTAAGTTTTGTTGCATTGAATAATGTATATGAAGGAATTTACCGATTAGATAAAGATAGCAAACCTCAACCTGCTGGTGCAGCTGAAAAGGCTGAAGTCAGCGAAGATGGTTTAACGTACAAAATCAAATTAAGAGAAGATGCTAAATGGACGGACGATAAACCAGTAACAGCTGCTGACTTTGTTTATGGTTGGCAAAGAACAGTTGATCCTGCGACTGGTTCAGAATATGCATACATGTTTAATTCTGTAAAAAACGCTGAAAAGATTTCTAAAGGTGAAATGAAAAAAGAAGAGCTTGGTATCAAAGCAGTCAGTGATTATGAATTAGAAATCACACTAGAAAAAGCAACTCCTTACTTTGATTACTTGTTAGCTTTCCCTTCATTCTTACCTCAAAGACAAGATATAGCTGAAAAATATGGTAAAGATTACACAACAGCTAGTGATAAAGCAGTCTATAACGGACCATTTACATTAACAGATTTTGATGGACCAGGAACAGATACAAGCTGGTCTTACACAAAAAATGATAAATACTGGGATAAAGACACTGTAAAATTAGATAAAGTCGCTATCGATGTAGTAAAAGAAGCACCGACTTCATTGAACTTATTCCAAGATGGGCAAGCGGATGAAGTGCCACTATCTGGAGAATTAGCACAACAAATGAAAAATGAACCAGATTATATTGTCTTAAAAGGTGCATCAACTTTCTATCTTGAACCAAATCAACGAGAAGAAAATTCACCTTATCGCAACGTGAACTTACGTAAAGCATTATCATACGCAATTGATAGAAAAGCACTAGTTGAACAAATTTTAGCAAATGGATCAGCTGTACCAACAGGATTGGTTCCAGAAGGTTTGGCTGCTAATCCTAAAACAGATGAAGATTTTGCCAAAGAAACAGGCAACGAAATCACCTATGATGCTGATAAAGCAAAAGAATCATGGAAAAAAGCCAAAGAAGAATTAGGGATTTCTACATTATCAGTAGACTTATTGATCGATGATACAGACAATGCCAAGAAGATGGCAGAATACCTTCAAGGTTCATTATCTGATACATTAGAGGGATTAAAAGTGTCTGTTAGTCCAGTACCATTCTCCGTGCGTTTAGATCGCTCTAATAAAGGAGATTTCCAAATCGCAGTTAGCGCGTGGGGAGCAGATTATGCTGACCCAAGTAGTTTCTTAGATTTATTTACAACAGATAATTCCTATAACAGAGGACACTATTCAAATCCTGAATATGACAAATTAGTTGAAAGTGCGGCAACAACGAATGCTAATAATCCAGAAGCACGTTGGAAAGATTTGTTAGATGCTGAAAAAATCATCATGGATGATATGGGCGTGGTTCCATTGTACCAAAAAGCTGAAGCACACCTTCGTTCTGAAAAAGTGAAAGATGTTGTGTACCACTCAACTGGTGCGAAATATGACTTTAAATGGACATATATAGAAGATTAA